From the genome of Streptomyces sp. NBC_00659, one region includes:
- the pstC gene encoding phosphate ABC transporter permease subunit PstC: MDITTHNTEAPPPTPRSSGASRKRAVRGATRPGDRVFLALSRGSGILLLVIMAAIAVFLTYRASLALSKNEGNFLTTFEWNTNTIPPVFGIAVLAFGTVVSAIIAMALAVPVAVGIALFITHYAPRKLGGPIAYVIDLLAAVPSIVYGLWGAIVLVPHLNGLFGWLDHYFGWTGIFAWQGGAPRSMLTVGLLLAIMILPIVTNVSREVFRQAPQMHQEAALALGATRWEVIRMSVLPFGRSGVISASMLGLGRALGETMAVATVLSPSFDIQASLLDPGGGTFAQNIASKFNEATVFGQDALIASGLVLFIITLLVNGAARYIINRRKEYSGANA; the protein is encoded by the coding sequence ATGGACATAACGACACACAACACCGAAGCGCCTCCCCCCACCCCACGATCTTCGGGTGCCTCGCGGAAGCGCGCCGTCCGCGGCGCCACCCGCCCCGGCGACCGCGTGTTCCTCGCGCTCTCCCGCGGTTCCGGCATCCTCCTCCTGGTGATCATGGCCGCCATCGCGGTCTTCCTCACCTATCGCGCGTCCCTTGCGCTCAGCAAGAACGAGGGCAACTTCCTCACGACGTTCGAGTGGAACACCAACACCATTCCGCCGGTCTTCGGCATCGCGGTGCTGGCCTTCGGCACGGTGGTCTCCGCGATCATCGCCATGGCCCTCGCGGTCCCGGTCGCCGTCGGAATCGCGCTGTTCATCACGCACTACGCGCCGCGCAAGCTCGGCGGACCCATCGCGTACGTGATCGACCTGCTCGCCGCCGTCCCGTCCATCGTGTACGGCCTCTGGGGCGCCATCGTCCTCGTACCGCACCTGAACGGCCTGTTCGGCTGGCTCGACCACTACTTCGGCTGGACCGGCATCTTCGCCTGGCAGGGCGGAGCGCCCCGCTCGATGCTCACCGTCGGCCTCCTGCTCGCGATCATGATCCTTCCGATCGTCACCAACGTGAGCCGTGAGGTCTTCCGCCAGGCGCCGCAGATGCACCAGGAAGCCGCGCTGGCCCTCGGCGCCACGCGCTGGGAGGTCATCCGCATGTCGGTGCTGCCCTTCGGCCGCTCCGGCGTGATCTCCGCCTCGATGCTCGGCCTCGGCCGCGCGCTCGGCGAGACGATGGCCGTCGCCACCGTGCTCTCCCCGAGCTTCGACATCCAGGCCAGCCTGCTCGACCCGGGCGGCGGCACGTTCGCGCAGAACATCGCGAGCAAGTTCAACGAGGCCACCGTGTTCGGCCAGGACGCCCTGATCGCCTCGGGTCTCGTCCTGTTCATCATCACGCTGCTGGTCAACGGCGCGGCGCGCTACATCATCAACCGCCGCAAGGAGTACTCGGGGGCCAACGCATGA
- the pstA gene encoding phosphate ABC transporter permease PstA, with product MSNAPVTRKHASTLRGNTLPKWSSWAIAAGAVAVAVGIGLGAGLDSKVQWGLIAAILFVLGTFVVAARVEGRRQAKDRVATTLVWTCFVVAVIPLASLIWETIERGAKAFDMYFLTHSMGVVADNEPGGGIYHALLGTLEQVGIATLIAVPIGVLTAIYLVEYGRGKLAGAVTFFVDVMTGIPSIVAGLFVLSFWILILGMGYSGFAGAMALAILMMPVVVRSTEEMLKLVPNELREASLALGIPKWRTIIKVVLPTSIGGITTGVMLAVARIAGETAPVLLLVWGTNFINNNPFDGPQASLPLYIYRQYSAGTDAATDRAWAAALVLILFVMILNMGARAIARWKAPKTGR from the coding sequence ATGAGCAACGCACCCGTCACCCGGAAGCACGCCAGCACGCTGCGCGGCAACACCCTCCCCAAGTGGTCCTCCTGGGCCATCGCCGCGGGAGCCGTCGCCGTGGCCGTGGGCATCGGCCTGGGCGCCGGCCTGGACAGCAAGGTCCAGTGGGGCCTGATCGCCGCGATCCTCTTCGTCCTCGGTACGTTCGTCGTCGCCGCACGCGTCGAGGGCCGCCGCCAGGCCAAGGACCGCGTCGCCACCACCCTGGTGTGGACCTGCTTCGTCGTCGCCGTCATCCCGCTGGCCTCCCTGATCTGGGAGACCATCGAGCGTGGCGCGAAGGCTTTCGACATGTACTTCCTGACCCACTCCATGGGTGTCGTCGCCGACAACGAGCCCGGTGGCGGTATCTACCACGCGCTCCTCGGCACCCTGGAGCAGGTGGGCATCGCGACCCTGATCGCCGTGCCGATCGGTGTGCTCACCGCGATCTACCTCGTCGAGTACGGACGCGGCAAGCTCGCCGGCGCGGTCACCTTCTTCGTCGACGTCATGACGGGCATCCCGTCGATCGTCGCCGGCCTGTTCGTTCTCAGCTTCTGGATCCTCATCCTGGGTATGGGCTACTCCGGCTTCGCCGGCGCGATGGCCCTGGCGATCCTGATGATGCCCGTGGTGGTCCGCTCCACCGAGGAGATGCTCAAGCTCGTCCCGAACGAGCTGCGCGAGGCCTCCCTCGCGCTCGGCATCCCGAAGTGGCGCACCATCATCAAGGTGGTTCTGCCGACGTCCATCGGCGGTATCACCACGGGTGTGATGCTCGCGGTCGCGCGTATCGCCGGCGAGACCGCTCCCGTGCTGCTGTTGGTGTGGGGTACGAACTTCATCAACAACAACCCGTTCGACGGCCCGCAGGCCTCGCTCCCGCTGTACATCTACCGCCAGTACAGCGCCGGAACCGATGCGGCCACCGACCGGGCGTGGGCCGCAGCACTGGTCCTCATCCTCTTCGTCATGATTCTCAACATGGGGGCGCGCGCCATCGCACGCTGGAAGGCTCCCAAGACGGGCCGCTGA
- the pstB gene encoding phosphate ABC transporter ATP-binding protein PstB, translating to MAKRIDVSGLTAYYSAHKAIEDISMTVEPRSVTAFIGPSGCGKSTFLRTLNRMHEVTPGGRVEGKVLLDDEDLYGTGIDPVAVRRTIGMVFQRPNPFPTMSIFDNVAAGLKLNGSYKKSELADVVERSLKGANLWNEVKDRLNKPGSGLSGGQQQRLCIARAIAVEPQVLLMDEPCSALDPISTLAIEDLIGELKERFTIVIVTHNMQQAARVSDRTAFFNLSAVGQPGRLIEIDDTERIFSNPSVQATEDYISGRFG from the coding sequence ATGGCCAAGCGAATCGACGTAAGCGGTCTGACCGCCTACTACAGCGCCCACAAGGCGATCGAAGACATCTCCATGACGGTCGAGCCCCGCTCCGTGACGGCCTTCATCGGCCCCTCCGGCTGCGGCAAGTCGACCTTCCTGCGCACCCTGAACCGCATGCACGAGGTCACCCCCGGTGGCCGCGTCGAGGGCAAGGTGCTCCTGGACGACGAGGACCTGTACGGCACCGGCATAGACCCGGTCGCCGTGCGCCGCACCATCGGCATGGTCTTCCAGCGCCCCAACCCCTTCCCCACCATGTCGATCTTCGACAACGTGGCGGCGGGCCTGAAGCTGAACGGCAGCTACAAGAAGTCCGAGCTCGCCGACGTCGTGGAGCGCTCCCTCAAGGGCGCGAACCTCTGGAACGAGGTCAAGGACCGGCTGAACAAGCCCGGGTCCGGCCTCTCCGGCGGTCAGCAGCAGCGTCTGTGCATCGCGCGGGCGATCGCGGTGGAGCCGCAGGTCCTTCTCATGGACGAGCCCTGCTCGGCCCTGGACCCGATCTCCACCCTCGCCATCGAGGACCTGATCGGTGAGCTGAAGGAGCGCTTCACGATCGTCATCGTGACGCACAACATGCAGCAGGCCGCGCGCGTCTCCGACCGGACCGCCTTCTTCAACCTCTCCGCGGTGGGCCAGCCCGGCCGCCTGATCGAGATCGACGACACGGAGCGCATCTTCTCCAACCCGTCCGTCCAGGCCACGGAGGACTACATCTCCGGTCGCTTCGGCTGA
- a CDS encoding inorganic phosphate transporter translates to MDTFALIVTIGVALGFTYTNGFHDSANAIATSVSTRALTPRAALAMAAVMNLAGAFLGSGVAKTVSEGLIQTPEGSKGMGILFAALVGAITWNLITWYFGLPSSSSHALFGGMVGAALAGGTAVYWSGLLDKVIIPMFLSPVVGLLVGYLVMTAIMWIFRRSNPHKTKRGFRIAQTVSAAGMALGHGLQDAQKTMGIVVMALVIAGEQGPNDPIPVWVKIVCAAMLSLGTYAGGWRIMRTLGRKIIELDPPQGFAAETTGASIMFVSAYLFKAPISTTHVITSAIMGVGATKRVNAVRWGVAKNIVLGWFITMPAAAIVAACAFWVVNLAFL, encoded by the coding sequence ATGGACACCTTCGCTTTGATCGTGACCATCGGGGTCGCGCTCGGATTCACGTACACGAACGGCTTCCACGACTCGGCGAACGCCATCGCCACTTCCGTGTCCACGCGTGCCCTGACGCCGCGGGCCGCGCTCGCCATGGCCGCGGTGATGAACCTCGCCGGCGCGTTCCTCGGCAGCGGGGTCGCCAAGACCGTCAGTGAGGGGCTGATCCAGACGCCCGAGGGCTCGAAGGGGATGGGCATCCTCTTCGCGGCGCTCGTCGGCGCGATCACCTGGAACCTGATCACCTGGTACTTCGGTCTTCCGTCCTCGTCCTCGCACGCCCTGTTCGGCGGCATGGTCGGCGCGGCGCTGGCCGGTGGCACGGCGGTCTACTGGAGCGGGCTGCTCGACAAGGTCATCATCCCGATGTTCCTGTCGCCGGTCGTCGGTCTGCTCGTCGGCTATCTCGTGATGACCGCGATCATGTGGATCTTCCGGCGGTCCAACCCGCACAAGACCAAGCGCGGTTTCCGTATCGCGCAGACGGTGTCCGCGGCCGGGATGGCGCTCGGGCACGGTCTCCAGGACGCCCAGAAGACGATGGGCATCGTGGTGATGGCGCTGGTCATCGCCGGCGAACAGGGGCCGAACGACCCGATCCCGGTCTGGGTGAAGATCGTCTGCGCGGCGATGCTGTCGCTGGGGACGTACGCGGGTGGCTGGCGCATCATGCGGACGCTCGGGCGGAAGATCATCGAGCTCGATCCGCCGCAGGGCTTCGCCGCCGAGACGACCGGTGCGTCGATCATGTTCGTGTCGGCCTACCTCTTCAAGGCGCCGATCTCCACGACCCATGTCATCACCTCGGCGATCATGGGTGTCGGGGCGACGAAGCGGGTGAACGCCGTGCGGTGGGGTGTCGCCAAGAACATCGTCCTCGGCTGGTTCATCACCATGCCGGCCGCGGCGATCGTGGCGGCGTGCGCCTTCTGGGTCGTGAACCTGGCGTTCCTGTAG
- a CDS encoding DUF47 domain-containing protein gives MRFRLTPRETSFYDMFSASADNIVTGSKLLMELLGADTSARAEIAERMRAAEHAGDDATHAIFHQLNSSFITPFDREDIYNLASSLDDIMDFMEEAVDLVVLYQVEELPKGVEQQIEVLARAAELTAEAMPNLRTMDNLTEYWIEVNRLENQADQIHRKLLAHLFNGKYDAMEVLKLKQIVDVLEEAADAFEHVANTVETIAVKES, from the coding sequence GTGCGCTTTCGTCTGACCCCCAGGGAGACGAGCTTCTACGACATGTTCTCCGCATCCGCGGACAACATCGTCACGGGCTCGAAACTCCTGATGGAACTGCTCGGGGCGGACACTTCCGCTCGGGCCGAGATCGCAGAGCGTATGCGGGCCGCGGAGCACGCCGGTGACGACGCGACACACGCGATCTTCCACCAGCTGAACTCCTCCTTCATCACGCCGTTCGACCGCGAGGACATCTACAACCTCGCCTCGTCCCTCGACGACATCATGGACTTCATGGAGGAGGCCGTCGATCTGGTCGTCCTGTACCAGGTCGAGGAACTGCCCAAGGGCGTCGAGCAGCAGATCGAGGTGCTGGCGCGGGCCGCGGAGCTCACCGCCGAGGCCATGCCGAACCTGCGGACCATGGACAACCTCACCGAGTACTGGATCGAGGTCAACCGTCTGGAGAACCAGGCCGACCAGATCCACCGCAAGCTGCTCGCCCACCTCTTCAACGGCAAGTACGACGCCATGGAGGTGCTGAAGCTCAAGCAGATCGTGGACGTGCTGGAGGAAGCGGCCGACGCGTTCGAGCATGTGGCGAACACGGTGGAGACCATCGCCGTCAAGGAGTCCTGA
- a CDS encoding metal-sensitive transcriptional regulator gives MTTTEAGATTPSGDAQKIVTDHDRGIHGYHQQKDEHLKRLRRIEGQIRGLQRMVDEDVYCIDILTQVSASTKALQSFALQLLEEHLRHCVADAALKGGDEIDAKVEEATKAIGRLLRT, from the coding sequence ATGACGACCACCGAGGCCGGCGCGACGACGCCCTCCGGCGACGCGCAGAAGATCGTGACCGACCACGACCGCGGTATCCACGGCTACCACCAGCAGAAGGACGAGCACCTGAAGCGGCTGCGCCGCATCGAGGGGCAGATCCGCGGCCTGCAGCGGATGGTCGACGAGGACGTCTACTGCATCGACATACTTACCCAGGTGTCCGCCTCCACCAAGGCGCTCCAGTCCTTCGCCCTCCAGCTCCTGGAGGAGCACCTGCGTCACTGCGTGGCGGACGCGGCCCTCAAGGGCGGCGACGAGATCGACGCGAAGGTCGAGGAAGCGACGAAGGCGATCGGCCGCCTGCTGCGCACCTGA
- a CDS encoding FAD-binding oxidoreductase, producing MQRRSFIGGATAVLAAATTSACNGSDQGGAGADGKAGSTSATSTAAESTGIRTETAANRASANWTALSHQLDGALIRPGDRSWPAAHQLYNTRFDNLKPAAVAYVAHADDIRTTMDYARAHGVKVSIRNGGHSYAGWSSGDGRLIIDVSKLNKIRASANEAVVGAGSKLIDVYRALAAKGVTIPAGSCPTVGVSGLTLGGGHGVVSRAYGLTCDSLTQATLITADGKQLTANATENKDLFWALRGAGNGNFGVVTELRFRTHPAPQGVSAYMTWPWAKAAAVVKAWQEWGPSQPDEIWSSCHLSNAAGGTPTVSIAAFSLGTYGELQNAVDRLADRIGSPARSVSLKRRSYEESMEVYAGCSSFSADAQCHLPGSTPGRSPQGALGRETYAARSDFFDRSISAAGVQTLLNQISAVRGGAGSIALTALGGAVNRVAPTSTAFVHRRSRMLAQYIVSWRAGTSGTTAQSWLTGAHNAMARYASGAAYQNYTDATLTDWRKAYYGDAATRLTALKRQYDPHRFFSFPQAL from the coding sequence ATGCAACGGCGTTCGTTCATCGGCGGAGCCACCGCCGTCCTCGCGGCGGCGACGACGTCCGCCTGCAACGGCAGCGACCAGGGCGGCGCGGGCGCCGACGGCAAGGCCGGGAGCACGAGCGCCACGAGCACCGCCGCCGAGAGCACCGGCATCCGCACGGAGACCGCGGCGAACCGCGCGTCCGCCAACTGGACCGCGCTGTCCCACCAGCTCGACGGCGCCCTGATCCGCCCCGGCGACCGGAGCTGGCCCGCCGCCCACCAGCTCTACAACACGCGCTTCGACAATCTGAAGCCCGCCGCCGTCGCCTATGTCGCGCACGCCGACGACATCCGCACCACCATGGACTACGCCCGCGCCCACGGTGTGAAGGTCTCGATCCGCAACGGCGGCCACTCCTACGCGGGTTGGTCCTCCGGCGACGGCCGCCTGATCATCGACGTCTCCAAGCTGAACAAGATCCGCGCGTCCGCGAACGAGGCGGTCGTCGGCGCCGGTTCCAAGCTGATCGACGTCTACCGCGCGCTGGCCGCCAAGGGCGTCACCATCCCCGCAGGCTCCTGCCCCACCGTGGGCGTCTCCGGACTGACCCTGGGCGGCGGCCACGGCGTCGTGTCACGGGCGTACGGACTGACCTGCGACAGCCTCACCCAGGCGACGCTGATCACCGCCGACGGCAAGCAGCTCACCGCGAACGCGACCGAGAACAAGGACCTCTTCTGGGCGCTGCGCGGCGCCGGAAACGGCAACTTCGGCGTCGTCACCGAGCTCCGCTTCAGGACGCATCCCGCGCCGCAGGGCGTCTCGGCGTACATGACCTGGCCGTGGGCCAAGGCCGCCGCGGTGGTGAAGGCCTGGCAGGAGTGGGGCCCGAGCCAGCCGGACGAGATCTGGTCGTCCTGCCACCTGTCCAACGCGGCCGGCGGCACACCCACCGTCTCCATAGCCGCCTTCTCCCTCGGCACCTACGGCGAACTCCAGAACGCGGTGGACCGGCTGGCGGACCGGATCGGCTCCCCCGCGCGCAGCGTCTCCCTCAAGAGGCGTTCGTACGAGGAGTCGATGGAGGTGTACGCGGGCTGCTCGTCGTTCTCGGCCGACGCCCAGTGCCACCTGCCGGGGTCGACGCCGGGCCGCAGCCCGCAGGGCGCCCTCGGCCGCGAGACGTATGCGGCCCGTTCGGACTTCTTCGACCGGTCGATCTCGGCGGCCGGTGTCCAGACGCTCCTGAACCAGATCTCCGCCGTCCGCGGCGGCGCGGGCAGCATCGCGCTCACCGCGCTCGGCGGCGCCGTCAACCGCGTCGCGCCCACGTCCACGGCGTTCGTGCACCGCCGCTCGCGCATGCTCGCCCAGTACATCGTCTCCTGGCGGGCGGGCACCTCCGGCACCACCGCCCAGTCCTGGCTGACCGGCGCCCACAACGCGATGGCCCGGTACGCCTCGGGCGCGGCCTACCAGAACTACACCGACGCGACCCTGACCGACTGGCGCAAGGCCTACTACGGTGACGCGGCCACCCGCCTGACGGCCCTGAAGCGCCAGTACGACCCGCACCGCTTCTTCTCCTTCCCCCAGGCCCTGTGA
- a CDS encoding phosphatase PAP2 family protein codes for MAQLAESGSNPDVDLLYDINGLAEHAPHWLDRVMESVGEWGLLLAMVLLVLWCWSSVRRRGGDDAAATMAALVWAPLAAGIALLVNVPIRGFVERPRPSVDHTGLDVLVGGRTGFSFVSDHATITMAVGVGLFVVHRKFGLAGIALALLEGFCRVFMGAHYPTDVIGGFALGTAVVLLLSPLATALLTPVMKAVERAPRAGRLIRARGTAPAGQEALIPGARTEHTEERDLAA; via the coding sequence ATGGCGCAACTCGCCGAATCCGGTTCGAACCCCGACGTCGACCTGCTCTACGACATCAATGGCCTGGCCGAGCACGCGCCGCACTGGCTCGACCGGGTCATGGAATCCGTCGGCGAGTGGGGTCTGCTGCTCGCGATGGTCCTGCTGGTCCTGTGGTGCTGGTCGTCCGTGCGGCGGCGGGGCGGAGACGACGCGGCGGCGACCATGGCCGCACTCGTCTGGGCACCGCTCGCGGCCGGGATCGCGCTCCTGGTGAACGTCCCGATAAGAGGTTTCGTGGAGCGTCCGCGCCCCTCCGTGGACCACACGGGCCTGGACGTCCTCGTGGGCGGCAGGACCGGCTTCTCCTTCGTCAGCGACCACGCGACGATCACCATGGCGGTGGGCGTCGGACTCTTCGTCGTCCACCGGAAGTTCGGACTCGCCGGGATCGCGCTGGCGCTGCTCGAAGGGTTCTGCCGGGTCTTCATGGGCGCGCACTACCCGACGGACGTCATCGGTGGATTCGCCCTCGGCACAGCCGTCGTCCTGCTGCTGTCGCCCCTCGCCACGGCCCTGCTGACCCCGGTCATGAAGGCCGTGGAGAGGGCTCCGCGCGCGGGCCGGCTGATCCGGGCGCGCGGCACCGCACCCGCCGGGCAGGAGGCCCTGATCCCGGGGGCGCGCACCGAACACACCGAGGAACGCGACCTCGCCGCGTAA
- a CDS encoding C40 family peptidase has product MTVRKAWIVATAAVGAGMGFVMVLVVGVYLVAGNLAGGIGGGSVGLAKGAVPAAYQSLVQKWGNLCPAINPALLAAQLYQESGFNPNAKSPAQAQGIAQFIPGTWATHGVDGDGDGVRDVWNPNDAIPSAASYDCELASYVKNAPGNPTENMLAAYNAGAYAVIKYRGVPPYAETRNYVKTITTLAKSFAAPVTRVDPSKQAAAAITYAQKKLGTPYLWGGNGTADQGGRFDCSGLTKASYDSVGVSLPRVANDQYNAGPHPKREELLPGDLVFFSDDLTNSRAIRHVGIYVGGGYMIDAPRSGAVIRFDPIDTPDYFGATRVTEDGAKALPTSV; this is encoded by the coding sequence TTGACGGTGCGTAAGGCCTGGATCGTGGCGACCGCGGCCGTGGGCGCGGGGATGGGCTTCGTGATGGTGCTCGTCGTCGGGGTCTACCTGGTCGCCGGGAACCTCGCGGGCGGCATCGGCGGCGGTTCGGTCGGGCTCGCCAAGGGCGCCGTACCCGCCGCGTACCAGAGCCTCGTACAGAAGTGGGGCAACCTCTGCCCCGCGATCAATCCCGCCCTGCTCGCCGCCCAGCTCTATCAGGAGAGCGGATTCAATCCGAACGCGAAGAGTCCGGCACAGGCGCAGGGGATAGCGCAATTCATTCCGGGGACCTGGGCCACACACGGGGTCGACGGCGACGGGGACGGCGTCCGCGACGTATGGAACCCGAATGACGCGATTCCGTCGGCCGCCTCGTACGACTGCGAGCTCGCGTCCTATGTGAAGAACGCTCCGGGAAACCCCACGGAGAACATGCTCGCCGCCTACAACGCGGGCGCCTACGCGGTCATCAAGTACCGGGGTGTGCCGCCGTACGCGGAGACCCGGAACTACGTGAAGACGATCACCACGCTGGCGAAGAGCTTCGCGGCCCCGGTGACCCGCGTGGACCCCTCGAAGCAGGCCGCGGCGGCCATCACGTACGCGCAGAAGAAGCTCGGCACACCCTACCTGTGGGGCGGCAACGGCACGGCTGACCAGGGCGGACGGTTCGACTGCTCGGGTCTGACCAAGGCCTCGTACGACAGTGTCGGGGTGAGCCTGCCGCGGGTGGCCAACGACCAGTACAACGCGGGGCCGCACCCCAAGCGGGAGGAACTGCTGCCGGGGGACCTGGTCTTCTTCTCGGACGACCTCACCAACTCCCGCGCCATCCGGCACGTGGGTATCTATGTGGGCGGCGGATACATGATCGACGCCCCCCGGTCCGGTGCCGTCATCCGGTTCGACCCCATCGACACGCCCGACTACTTCGGGGCCACCCGGGTGACGGAAGATGGCGCGAAAGCATTGCCCACTTCGGTATGA
- a CDS encoding trypsin-like serine peptidase — protein sequence MAMKSIRITRLPGIRRSALLGAALVLLAVTSSSIAAADDGPGPFGVTVRAAENSRSVRVGALFHGSAASGGAGGHFCTASVVHSEGRDLLLTAAHCLDGEAELSFAPGYRDGRAPYGFWDVQGVFLPEGWRQDQDEDSDVAFAVLGTRDGEEVEDVVGGGNAFAAHRATGATAVTVTGYPGSLDTPITCTDKPGAQSRTQQRVACPDFAGGTSGSPWVNGDGAVVGVIGGHEQGGDTDDVSYSAVFGTEAEELYRVAALAG from the coding sequence ATGGCGATGAAGAGCATCCGCATCACCCGTCTCCCGGGAATCCGGCGGTCCGCCCTTCTCGGTGCGGCCCTCGTGCTGCTGGCGGTGACGTCCTCCTCCATCGCCGCGGCGGACGACGGCCCAGGGCCGTTCGGCGTGACCGTCCGGGCCGCCGAGAACAGCCGGAGCGTCCGGGTGGGCGCGCTGTTCCACGGGAGCGCCGCGAGCGGTGGCGCCGGCGGACACTTCTGCACCGCCTCCGTCGTGCACAGCGAGGGGCGGGACCTCCTCCTCACGGCCGCCCACTGTCTGGACGGCGAGGCGGAACTGTCCTTCGCGCCCGGCTACCGGGACGGCAGGGCGCCGTACGGGTTCTGGGACGTCCAGGGCGTGTTCCTCCCCGAGGGGTGGAGGCAGGACCAGGACGAGGACAGCGACGTCGCCTTCGCCGTCCTCGGCACCCGCGACGGCGAGGAGGTCGAGGACGTCGTCGGCGGCGGGAACGCCTTCGCCGCGCACCGCGCCACCGGGGCCACCGCCGTCACCGTCACCGGATACCCCGGCTCCCTCGACACCCCCATCACCTGCACCGACAAGCCCGGCGCGCAGAGCCGTACGCAGCAGCGCGTCGCCTGCCCCGACTTCGCCGGCGGGACCAGCGGCAGTCCCTGGGTGAACGGGGACGGGGCGGTCGTCGGCGTCATCGGCGGCCACGAACAGGGCGGGGACACGGACGACGTCTCGTACAGCGCCGTGTTCGGCACCGAGGCCGAGGAGCTCTACCGCGTGGCCGCCCTGGCCGGATAG
- a CDS encoding ATP-binding protein yields the protein MATVSPPWSYTLQLPHDPRSPGIARATLRAVLAARGLTELAPTAELLASELLTNAHLHAPGPYALRVLSAEPDRLRVAVWDSDPVVPSGFREGPSGGPPTHNDEHGRGLHLVRACADAWGVSVLRELGVSRGGKLLWAECRHSGGAQD from the coding sequence ATGGCCACCGTATCCCCGCCCTGGTCCTACACCCTCCAACTCCCGCACGATCCCCGCTCCCCGGGGATCGCCCGTGCCACCCTGCGTGCCGTGCTCGCGGCCCGCGGGCTCACCGAACTGGCGCCGACCGCCGAGCTGTTGGCCTCCGAACTGCTGACCAACGCCCATCTGCACGCGCCCGGTCCGTACGCCCTGCGCGTTCTCTCGGCGGAACCGGACCGGCTGCGGGTCGCCGTCTGGGACTCGGACCCGGTCGTCCCGTCGGGATTCCGGGAGGGGCCCTCCGGCGGCCCGCCCACGCACAACGACGAACACGGCCGGGGGCTGCACCTCGTACGGGCCTGCGCCGACGCGTGGGGGGTCTCCGTGCTGCGCGAGCTGGGGGTGTCGCGGGGCGGGAAGCTGCTGTGGGCGGAGTGCCGCCACTCCGGGGGAGCACAGGACTGA
- a CDS encoding helix-turn-helix domain-containing protein — translation MRSNPTGRQLRLGAELRKLRERAGLTSTQAGRLLGVQQNQISNVEAGRAGVSPERVRTLACHYDCGDKALVDALSHMATERVRGWWEEYREILPAGLIDLAEMEHHATRLTAAVTAHVPGLLQIHDHAREVFRQVVPELSPPDVEHRLSFRIKRQTVLFKDSPTAYRAVIHEAALRMRFGGPSVTRKQLRHILDMSERAHVTVRVIPFSAGAYPGSGQSILYAHGAVPQLDTVHLDQSHGSALLDSEAQLDKYRVLLDRMEATALPPEESQTFIRNILKDL, via the coding sequence GTGAGAAGCAACCCGACGGGTCGTCAACTCCGATTGGGTGCCGAGCTGCGCAAGCTCCGGGAGCGCGCGGGTCTGACCTCCACCCAGGCTGGAAGGCTGCTCGGCGTCCAGCAGAACCAGATCAGCAACGTGGAGGCCGGACGCGCGGGGGTGAGCCCCGAACGGGTACGCACCCTGGCCTGCCACTACGACTGCGGGGACAAGGCTCTCGTCGACGCGCTCAGCCACATGGCGACCGAGCGCGTCCGCGGCTGGTGGGAGGAGTATCGCGAGATCCTGCCGGCCGGGCTGATCGACCTGGCCGAGATGGAACATCACGCCACCCGCCTGACGGCTGCGGTCACCGCTCACGTCCCCGGGCTGCTCCAGATCCACGACCACGCCCGCGAGGTCTTCCGCCAGGTCGTACCGGAGCTCTCGCCCCCCGACGTCGAGCACCGGCTGTCGTTCCGGATCAAGCGTCAGACCGTCCTCTTCAAGGACTCCCCCACGGCATACCGGGCCGTCATCCACGAAGCCGCCCTGCGCATGCGGTTCGGCGGCCCCTCCGTCACACGGAAGCAGCTCCGGCACATCCTCGACATGAGCGAGCGCGCGCACGTCACGGTCCGGGTCATCCCGTTCTCCGCCGGCGCCTACCCCGGGTCCGGACAGTCGATCCTGTACGCCCACGGAGCGGTCCCCCAGCTCGACACGGTGCACCTCGACCAGTCGCACGGCTCGGCGCTGCTCGACTCCGAGGCCCAGCTCGACAAGTACCGCGTACTGCTCGACCGCATGGAGGCGACCGCCCTCCCGCCCGAGGAGTCGCAGACGTTCATCCGCAACATCCTCAAGGACCTGTGA
- a CDS encoding DUF397 domain-containing protein: protein MESAMLTPTWQKSSYCGEGEACVHVAGERASGAIRLTESGDPSGAILTAAPAAFRSLLGALKEERPRG, encoded by the coding sequence ATGGAGTCCGCGATGCTCACGCCCACCTGGCAGAAGTCCTCGTACTGCGGCGAGGGAGAAGCCTGCGTCCACGTGGCCGGAGAGCGCGCATCCGGCGCGATCCGTCTCACCGAATCCGGCGACCCGAGCGGAGCGATACTCACCGCCGCGCCCGCGGCCTTCCGCTCTCTTCTGGGTGCTCTCAAGGAGGAACGCCCCCGTGGCTGA